The Alteribacter populi genomic sequence TACCCATACAAAATATTCATGCATTTTTACGTCAATTAGCAATCTCAGAAACCGGCGGTACGTGCTTCAAAGGTTTCCTCTTTTATCGGGAAAAAGATAGAAGCTGCTAGTAATTTTGAGAGACATATACTAGTAGGTATTACTTAGGATGAAAACACGAAATCTGACCCCACCCTCGGTTTGCATTGGGTTAAGGACACGATGTAAAATAAAGGGAAAATCAATAGATAGTCGAACTAGTTAGTATAAACATTTATCAGTTAAGGAGGACTTCATTATGGCGGATGTAACGATACAAGACTTTCAAAAAGTGGATATGAGAATTGGGACAATTGTTGAAGCAGAGCCTTTTGTTGAGGCTAGAAAACCTGCGATCAAATTGGTGATTGATTTTGGTAGCGAATTGGGACTTAAACAATCTAGTGCACAAATCACGAAACGGTACGAACCAGATGGCTTAATAGGAAGGCAAATTGTTGCGGTAGTCAATTTTCCACCAATGCGGATCGCTGGGTATAAATCAGAGGTCCTTGTCATGGGGGGCGTACCTACCGAAGAGGATGTTGTTCTGCTAAATATTGATGAGAAAGTAGAAAACGGTACAAAGGTTAGCTGATGCACTTCAGAGAGGATATCTAAACCTAAATAAACATGGTAAGCCCGCTATGATAAACACAAAGCGGGCTTTTTAAAATACAACGGCGTTGGCTGTTGTTTTTTTAGTTATCTTAAGATTGTGGTGATACCATAGTGAATTTAGCTGAATCCTGTTTTTGATCTCCGACATAGACGTCGATTTCATATTCACCGGTGGATAGGTTGGGGTCACCCGTATCTAAAAGTGCGACATTAACACTGCTTGACCTGAAAAAAGAATGAGATTTTTCGTATATTTTTTCTCTATTATTATCATCAATGTGGAATATTTCTACGTAAACCGTCTCGTTCTCAATAGGGTCTATGTTTTCATAAAAAAGCATTAATCTGGATGAAAATAAACGGTGGGAGGGATTTTCTTCAATATCCCAAGGTGCATGAGGAGCACCTTCTTCATCTAAGTAGACAAAAGCTCCTTTTGGAAACCCGGGTGAGTACTCCCACTCTAACAGTTGGATAAAAGGGTAGATAATAAACATAGCTACAATAAGTGGTCCTAATAAAGCAGAAAGAAAGCTTACACCCGCTTGTGAAAAAAGCGGTACTTGTGCGTAACCCGGTTTTGGTACCTGGTACTTTTGTACTTTTTTCTCAACTTTTTTTGCAAATAATGCATTCCCGAATAACCCTGTTAGAATGTGCAACGTAAAAATAGTACCAATAAAACCAGCCCAAGGGTAAGGGAGCGTTATCTCAGTTGCATATTGCAGGAAGGGAAGAAAAGCGTCTCCTAGGGCGTATAACAGGATAACTAAAAAATACAAGCTCATCCAACCATACATTCTTCGATAAGAAAACCAGAAGGGCGCTGCTAAAAAGCTTGCCCAATTCCAACCAGAGAACCGTGTTGGGGCGGTTGCTTTCGTCCATTGGTTTACATAATATGTATGATTTTTTCCAATTGTTGAAACGACATCTTCTTTTTGTTTGGAAAGAATACGTGTGAATAATTTCTTACTCATGATTGTTCCCCTTTCTTTACCACCATTATTTTACCATGAGTGACTTTGAAAGCGAACGATTAGGACTTTTCCTAAGGATGTTTTTGTAAAATTTGTTGTTTTATGAGCGTTTTTTCGACTCAAAATAAAAGAAAAAGAGCCTTTTCAGTGCGGAATTTCTGCGCCACTTGTACTTTTCACTAAAGTTATGTATGATACATAACAATATAAAAATACATGGATCGTTTTAAAAAGGAGGATAACTAAATATTATTAAAAACCTCCTAAATATCTATTTCGATGAAGAAGAGAGTAGTCAACAAGTAGCCTTAAGCGAGCTGGTGATGGTGAGAGACCGGCGGAACCTTGTAGATGAACCGCACTTCCGAGAAACCGGAGGACCGTTGTGAAGGTCTTTTTCGGTCGGGTATTCCCCCGTTATCCTATGAGGTGGTTTGAAAAACAAACAGAGTGGTACCGCGGGTAAATCTCGTCTCTATTAATGAAGAGGCGGGATTTTTTGTATGCTAAGACATCGTAATTTAATTAATAATCATGATTGGAGTGATCAAAGTGAATGTGAAAAGCGAGTTTGTTGATGCGTTAGCAAGTGTGTTAAAGGGAAACCTTCCGAATGATACGATCAAAAGCTTAATTGAAAAGCCAAAAAGTGAGGAACATGGAGATCTGGCATTCCCTTGTTTTCAGTTGGCGAGAACCTGGAAAACCGCACCTCCTTATATTGCAGTAGAAGTGGCCAGTAAGCTGCAGTCTCCTATGATTGAAAAAGTCAAAGCAGTTGGACCATATGTGAATGTGTTCTTAAAAAAAGAGCTGGTAAGTGAGAACGTCTTGAAAGAAGTTGTAGAAAAAGGAAGTCACTATGGTCATCATTCAGCTGGTCAGGGGAAAAATGCGGTGTTTGATTTTTCTTCACCGAACATTGCCAAGCCTTTTTCAATGGGGCATCTAAGATCTACGATTATTGGTCAAAGTCTCGCAAACCTTGCAGAAAAAAACGGCTATCAACCCGTCCGCGTTAATCATTTAGGAGATTGGGGTACTCAGTTTGGGAAGCTCATGAGTGCGTATACCCGCTGGGGGTTTGAGGAAGAAGTTCAGCAAGCACCCATTCCTAGCTTAATGCGTTACTATGTCCGCTTTCATGAAGAAGCTGATAACGATCCATCTTTGTTGGACGAAGGGAGAGCATGGTTTAAGAAATTAGAAGAGGGAGACTCGAAAGCCACTGAATTATGGACGTGGTTCAAAGAGGAATCACTCAAGGAATTTGAAAAAGTTTATCAGCTTCTTGGTATTACGTTTGACTATGTTCAAGGGGAATCATTTTACAATGACAAGATGGAGGCCGTTGTTGCAGAGTTAGGAAAGAAAGGGCTGCTTACGGTTTCTGAGGGGGCTCACGTTGTAAAAGTGGGAGAGGAAAAACCTCCATGTTTAATCAAGAAGACAGATGGTACAACGTTATATGCCACGCGTGATTTGGCAGCAGCGATTTATCGTCAGCAAACGTTCAATTTTTCCAAGTGTATTTATGTTGTAGGAGCCGAGCAACAACTGCACTTTCAGCAAATCGTTCACGTTCTCGCTCAAATGGGTTATTCCTGGGCTAAGGAGATGGTTCACGTTCCGTTTGGGCTTATCTTGAAAAATGGTAAAAAGATGTCGACACGTAAAGGGAAAATTGTGTTACTTGAAGATGTATTAACAGATGCCATTACCCGAGCGTCATCTAACATCGCGGAGAAAAATCCGTCTTTAACAGCAAAAGAGGAAGTGGCCAAAGATGTCGGCGTCGGCGCTGTTATTTTCCATGATTTAAAAAATGAACGAATGAATTCCGTCGAATTTAACCTAAAACATATGCTCACATTTGAGGGGGAAACAGGACCATACGTTCAATATACACATGCACGCGCGATGAGTATTTTAAGGAAGGCTGAAAGT encodes the following:
- the csaA gene encoding chaperone CsaA, producing MADVTIQDFQKVDMRIGTIVEAEPFVEARKPAIKLVIDFGSELGLKQSSAQITKRYEPDGLIGRQIVAVVNFPPMRIAGYKSEVLVMGGVPTEEDVVLLNIDEKVENGTKVS
- a CDS encoding DUF2628 domain-containing protein, whose product is MSKKLFTRILSKQKEDVVSTIGKNHTYYVNQWTKATAPTRFSGWNWASFLAAPFWFSYRRMYGWMSLYFLVILLYALGDAFLPFLQYATEITLPYPWAGFIGTIFTLHILTGLFGNALFAKKVEKKVQKYQVPKPGYAQVPLFSQAGVSFLSALLGPLIVAMFIIYPFIQLLEWEYSPGFPKGAFVYLDEEGAPHAPWDIEENPSHRLFSSRLMLFYENIDPIENETVYVEIFHIDDNNREKIYEKSHSFFRSSSVNVALLDTGDPNLSTGEYEIDVYVGDQKQDSAKFTMVSPQS
- the argS gene encoding arginine--tRNA ligase, which translates into the protein MNVKSEFVDALASVLKGNLPNDTIKSLIEKPKSEEHGDLAFPCFQLARTWKTAPPYIAVEVASKLQSPMIEKVKAVGPYVNVFLKKELVSENVLKEVVEKGSHYGHHSAGQGKNAVFDFSSPNIAKPFSMGHLRSTIIGQSLANLAEKNGYQPVRVNHLGDWGTQFGKLMSAYTRWGFEEEVQQAPIPSLMRYYVRFHEEADNDPSLLDEGRAWFKKLEEGDSKATELWTWFKEESLKEFEKVYQLLGITFDYVQGESFYNDKMEAVVAELGKKGLLTVSEGAHVVKVGEEKPPCLIKKTDGTTLYATRDLAAAIYRQQTFNFSKCIYVVGAEQQLHFQQIVHVLAQMGYSWAKEMVHVPFGLILKNGKKMSTRKGKIVLLEDVLTDAITRASSNIAEKNPSLTAKEEVAKDVGVGAVIFHDLKNERMNSVEFNLKHMLTFEGETGPYVQYTHARAMSILRKAESYNGEVRGLGDEASWIVIKELMNFPEVTKRAWENYEPSVMAKYLLALSSAFNKYYGKVKILNSDAELSSRLILTKAVVIVLKEGLRLLGMKAPNRM